In the Sarcophilus harrisii chromosome 3, mSarHar1.11, whole genome shotgun sequence genome, one interval contains:
- the LOC100932259 gene encoding olfactory receptor 52B2-like, with product MNNINHTFHPDVIILKAIPGLEKIQFWISIPFCTMYVVALGGNSLLIILIWMEHSLHEPMYFFLAMLAMTDFLLCNTIMPKMLALFWFQAESISFEACITQMFFVIFIFVMESTILLAMAFDRYVAICFPLRYTMILTPSVIKNIAGFSVARGLVLTSPFVFLVERLPFCGNNIITDTYCEQTKISRLACADITANNIYTLVLSFLSTGLDVFLISISYMFILRAVFRLPSRDAQLKTFGTCTSHVFVILMFYLPAYLTVLTSQLGCGILLANLYVVVPPALNPIIYGVKTKQIRDIVIIRLSRLGLWCGGEGVQEE from the coding sequence ATGAATAATATCAATCACACTTTCCACCCAGATGTCATCATTTTGAAGGCCATCCCAGGCCTGGAGAAAATACAGTTTTGGATCTCCATCCCCTTCTGCACAATGTATGTGGTGGCTCTTGGAGGTAACTCCTTGCTGATCATACTTATCTGGATGGAACACAGTCTACATGAACCCATGTATTTCTTCCTGGCTATGTTGGCTATGACAGACTTCTTGCTCTGCAACACCATCATGCCAAAGATGCTGGCTCTCTTCTGGTTCCAGGCTGAGTCCATTTCTTTTGAGGCCTGCATCACCCAGatgttttttgtcattttcatctttgtcatgGAGTCAACAATTCTTTTAGCCATGGCATTTGACCGCTATGTGGCCATTTGCTTCCCATTGAGATATACCATGATCCTAACCCCCTCTGTGATCAAGAACATAGCAGGATTTTCTGTGGCCAGGGGCCTGGTCCTCACTTCCCCTTTTGTCTTTCTAGTTGAGCGCTTGCCATTCTGTGGGAACAATATCATTACTGATACATATTGTGAACAAACTAAAATTTCCAGACTGGCTTGTGCAGATATAACTGCCAATAATATCTATACTCTGGTATTGTCATTCTTGTCCACAGGTTTGGATGTGtttctcatttccatttcctaCATGTTTATTCTTCGAGCTGTCTTCCGATTGCCATCCCGTGATGCCCAATTGAAGACTTTCGGTACTTGTACATCTCATGTTTTTGTCATCCTCATGTTCTACCTTCCGGCCTACTTAACAGTGCTGACCAGCCAACTGGGATGCGGAATCCTGCTGGCCAATCTCTATGTAGTTGTGCCCCCTGCATTGAACCCCATCATATATGGAGTCAAAACCAAGCAGATTCGAGATATTGTTATAATTAGGCTCTCCCGACTGGGCCTGTGGTGTGGTGGGGAAGGAGTTCAGGAAGAATAG